In a single window of the Halobaculum lipolyticum genome:
- a CDS encoding FxsA family protein, with product MRVRYLLVALLAIPLADAAFLLYVASAVITPVQTVALVVLTGLLGMLLVRAEGRHTLRAVQRKLAAGEAPTGEVLDGALLIAAGAFLLTPGLVTDAIGFLLAFPPTRYPIRELLRRYVVVPYLDEQAKGFVTGNVWTGGFPNAGTAGGQGTAGGTGGVRFDVGAAEGSSGAAADGTARDDEDVVDVDFEEVDDDGESERSR from the coding sequence ATCCGGGTCCGCTACCTGCTCGTCGCGCTGCTCGCGATCCCGCTCGCGGACGCCGCGTTCCTGCTGTACGTCGCATCGGCGGTGATCACGCCCGTCCAGACGGTCGCGCTCGTCGTCCTGACCGGCCTGCTCGGGATGCTGCTCGTGCGCGCCGAGGGACGCCACACGCTGCGTGCGGTCCAGCGAAAGCTCGCCGCGGGCGAGGCGCCCACCGGCGAGGTGCTCGACGGCGCGCTGTTGATCGCCGCCGGCGCGTTCCTCCTCACGCCGGGGCTGGTCACCGACGCGATCGGCTTCCTCCTCGCGTTCCCGCCGACGCGCTACCCCATCCGCGAACTGCTCAGGCGGTACGTCGTCGTCCCGTACCTCGACGAACAGGCGAAGGGGTTCGTCACCGGGAACGTCTGGACGGGCGGCTTCCCGAACGCCGGCACGGCCGGCGGACAGGGCACCGCCGGCGGCACGGGGGGCGTGCGGTTCGACGTCGGCGCCGCCGAGGGGTCGTCGGGGGCTGCCGCCGACGGGACCGCTCGCGACGACGAGGACGTGGTCGACGTCGACTTCGAGGAGGTCGACGACGACGGGGAGTCCGAACGGTCCCGGTGA